Within the Pseudonocardia alni genome, the region GCGGACCTCGCCGACGACCAGCCGGTCCGGACGCATCCGCAACGCCTGACGCACCAGCTCGCGCAGCGGCACCCCACCCGAGCCCTCGATGTTCGGCGGCCGGGCGACCAGCCGCACGACGTGCGGATGACGCGGGGAGAGCTCCTCGGCGTCCTCGACGGTGATGAGCCGCTCGCCGGGATCGACCGCGCCCAGCAGCGCGTTGAGCAGCGTGGTCTTGCCACTGCCCGTCCCACCGGCCACGAGCACGGCCAGCCGGGCGGCGACGATCGCGCGCAGCAGGGCCTCGCCGGTCGCGTCGAGGGTGCCGGTCCGCCGGAGCGCGGCCAGGTCGTGTCCGGCGGGGCGCAGCACCCGCAGCGAGATCGCGGTCCCGGCGGCCGCCACCGGTGGCAGGACGGCGTGCAGCCGGACCCCGGCATCGGGGAGCCTGCCGTCGACGCAGGGACTCGCGTCGTCGAGCCGGCGGCCTGCGGCGAGCGCCAGGCGCTGGGCGAGCCGCCGGACCGCGGCCTCGTCGGTGAAGGTGATGCCGGTGCGGCGCAGCCCGTCGCCGCGGTCGACCCAGACGGCGTCGGGCGCGCTGACCAGCACGTCGGTGGTCGCCGGATCGCGCAGCAGCGCGTCGAGCGGGCCCGCTCCGGTGAACTCCTGGCGCAGGGTGCGGAGCGCGGCGAGGACGTCCAGATCGGACGCGACCCCACCGGACTCGGCCCGCACCGCCGCGGCGACGGCGGCCGGCCCGGTCTCGCCGCCGGCGTCGGCCAGCCGGGCCCGCACCCGGTCGACCAGCGGGTTCACGACGCCGCCCGCCGGGAGCCTGCCGTGCCGCAGAGGCGCTCGTGCACGGCCCGGGCCGCGGTGGCGAGCGGACCCCGCCCGGAGCCGGGGGTCCGCCCCCGTTCGAGGGCACCGGCGAGGTCACGCTCCGGGCGCATGGTCGTGAGCAGTGGCAGCCCGAGGGAGGCGACGACCTCGTCGGGGGTGATACCGCCGGGGGACGGCCCGCGCACGATCAGCTCCACGGCCCGGGCGTGCTCGGCGAGCACGTCGGCGACCCGGGCGGCCGCGGCGCAGGGCCGCAGCCCGGCGGGGACCACCAGGACGGTCAGGTCGGCGGTGCCGAGAGCGGTGAGCGCGGCGTCGGTGGGGTAGCGGGGCAGGTCGCACACGACGGTGCCGCCCGCGCGACGCCCGGCGTCGAGGACCGCGGTGACCGCGGCCGGCTCAGGGCCGTGCGGGGAGCGCGCGCAGGACAGGACCGACAGCGCGGTGCGCCCGGACCCGGCCCGCGGCAGCGCGGCGTGCAGCGACGCGGCGCGCACCCGGCCGTCGCCGACCGACAGCTCCGGCCAGCGCAGCCCGGCCTCCTGCTCCAGCCCGACCATCAGGTCGAGGCCGCCGCCGAGCGGGTCGCAGTCGACCAGCAGCGCGGACTCCCCGGCCCGTGCGGAGGTCAGCGCGACGGCGGTGGCGAGCACCGAGGCGCCCGCTCCACCGCTGCCGCCGACCACGGCCAGCACCCGGCCGGCCCGCCCGTCGCCCGCTGCGCGCTCCCGGGCGTCGGCGAGGATCCCGGCCAGCCCGGCCTCGCCCTGGGGGAGCTGCACGACCCGGTCCGCGCCGAGGGCGACCGCGATCCGCCAGTCCTCTGCGGCGGGCTCGCCGGGGACGGTGATCACGACGCCGTCGCGGCGTGGGAAACCGGCCTCGCCGCAGCGCCGGGCCCCGGCCCGGTCGAGCAACACGACCGGTGCGCGGGCCCACGCACGGCGGGCGTCGGCCGCGTCGACCGCGCGCTGGGCGTCCATGTCGGCTGCCGCGGCGAGTCGCAGCAGCGCGTCGAGCAGCTCGGGATCGTCGGCCACGATCAGGCAGCGCCGGTCCATCGCGTCGTCCTCCACACCGGCCCGCCGGTGCGGGCCCCGGTGTCGAGCGTGCGGTCCCGGGAGGGCCCCGCCGGCCCCGATCGCCGGCCTGTGGACAACGTCGTGGAAACGGCTCGACCTGTGGACAACCCACGGGTTCCGTCGGTGTCGTGCGGGAGGATGGAGCACGGGGGAGGGCCCTCGCGGGCGCGCCACGGAAGAGCAGAACCGAAGCGGCGGGCAGCGCACCGGATAGGCGGGCGACCGACACGACCGTGTCGTCCGACCCCGGACGTAGGACGGCCCCCGCCAGGGGGGATTGGCGGGGGCCGTCGGGCGGTTCAGCCCCGGGGGGTCGAGCTGAACCCGCTCGGACCACGTCCGAGCTCGGTCAACTGTAGCCGGAACATGCCGGTCGCGCCCATACTCCGGCCGTGGCCTGCGCCGACCGGTACCGGCGGCGACGCTCTCGACCCCGACGGGGTGAACTCCGCCACTGACCGGTGGGCGCGTCCGGGCGACCGGTCGCGTACGTTCGATTACCCTCCGCTGCCGGTCATCGGCTTGCTCGTACCCCCGGCCGGGCGGTGCGGGGACGGGCGGCGCCCGTCGTGGGGCCGACGGTCGGCGGGGTGTGGAAGAGTCGGGGACCGGGGACGAGGCGCGTCCCGGTTCGGGCAGGCTGGACGTCGTGCCCGAGTCCTCCACAGCCCCCGTCGCACCGGACCGGACCGCCGGCCCCCGGGCGGTATTCCTCGACCTCGACAACACGATCATCGCCGGGTCGAGTGCGCTGGCGTTCGCGCGTCCGTTCGCCCGCGCCGGTCTGATCGACCGCTCGACCGTCCTGCGCGGGGCGTGGGCTCAGCTGCTGCTCGTGCTCGCCGGGGCGGACGCGTCCACGATGGACACCCTGCGCCGGCGGATGGTGCTGATCTGTCAGGGCTGGGAGGTGGCGCGGGTCCGTGCGATCGTCGCCGAGACGCTGCAGGAGATCGTGGGCCCGCTCGTCTACCCCGAGGCGGTCCGGCTGATCGAGCACCACCGTGCGCAGGGGGCGGAGATCGTGCTGCTGTCGGCGTCGGGGCTGGAGGTCGTCGAGCCGATCGCCGAGCTGGTCGGGATCACGCGCTTCCGGGCGACCCGCATGCACATCGAGGACGGCCGCTACGTCGGGGAGATCGCGTTCTACTGCTACGGGGAGGGCAAGGCCGTCGCGGCCCGGGAGATCGCCGAGGAGCTGGGACTCGACCTCGCGCGGTGCGCCGCCTACACCGACTCGATCACCGACCTGCCGCTGCTGGAGGCGGTCGGGCAGCCGTCCGTCGTGAACCCGGACCGGGAGCTACGGGTGATCGCCCGTGAGCGGGGGTGGCCGGTGCTCGCGTTCGTGCGCGCCGCCTCCCGCCGGGACCGGCTGTTCCGGCTGCGCGACCGGCTGTCCGACCGGTTCGCGGCCGGGGCCCGGGGTGGCGTCCACGCCGGGCGGGCGACCGATGGGGCCGGCGAGGACACCGGTGGGGTCGGCGCGGGCGGGCCCCGGCGGGACCCGGCGCTGCTCGGTGCGGCGGCGGTCGGCGGGGTGCTCGCGGCGTTGGTGGCGGGTGCGGCCGTCACCCGGTCCGCCCGCGGTGGCCGCTGAGGTGATGGCCGGCCCGTGGGTCGGGCGCCGCCGGCTGCGCTGAGCGGCCCGTGCCCGGCTCGTCCGGTGCCCCCACCCGTCCCCGCCGCGACTGCCGCGGACTCGACCGCGTCCCGCCCGTCGATCAGTACGTCAACGCTGTTCGGGCATCCTGCGACCACACTCATGTACTGATCGACACGCGGTGAGCGGACTGCCGGGTGGCGAGGCGCGGGACGGTGCGGAGCACCCCGAGGGCGACTGTCGGTCAGTACATGAATGCTGCTCGGCCGCCGTCGAACAGCACTGATGCACTGATCGACGGAGTCGTGCGGCTCGATGGCGGAATCCGGTCGGTGCGGTGTGGCCGGCCGTGTCGGTGCGGGCGGTGTGGCCGGCCGTGCCGGTGCGGGCAGCGCCGAGGCCGTGCGGGTAGCGGGGCGCCCCGGTGCCGACGGTGTCGGTCCGGGACGCGGCCCGGATGCCGCGCGCGACCGCCGTCCGGGCGTCGTCGTGCACCCACCCGGCGGCCGTCGACGGTCACCCTGTGCTGCTGAACCGGTGCATCCCGGTGCGAGGGTTGCCCGCATCACGTTCCAGGTCTACGAAGGAGACACGGACCCCGGCCGGGCCAGAGGCGTCTCGGAGGAGAAGAGGCGTCTCCCCTGACCGGGCTCCGTACGTGGGAACCGGATCACGTCCACGCCGAGCACGCCGCGGGAGGCATGTCGTCGTGGGCCTGCGAACCGGGACGCCGGGCGCCGAGGCCGCACAACACGGCACGTAGTGCACGCCAGGACGCCGGTTCCCACGTCGGGCCGGGTGGTGCCCCTCGGGGCACCATCCGGCTCTGTCGTGTTCGAGCCCGGCCGGAGCGCGTCGTGTTCGAGCCCGGCCGGAGCGCGTCGTGTTCGAGCCCGGCCGGAGCGCGTCGTGTTCGAGCCCGGCCGGAGCGCGTGGGCCCGGTCGGGGTGCAGCGGCTCGACCGAGGGCGCGCGGGGCCCGTGCCGAGTCCGTGGGCTCAGCCGGACTGCGCGGCGGCGATCGACAGGCCCTCCCGGCCGCCCGCCTCCCACTCCGCGCAGGTGTGGACGATCCAGCGGGCCAGACCGTCGGGCGTCCCGGACGCGAACGCCGCCGCGGCCTCCCGGTACTCCGCGGTGCGGCGCAGGAACCCCACCTCGGGCACCGACAGACCGCGCGGGTCCAGCCCGGTGGACATCGCGGTCAGCCGGGCCGCGGCCCGGGCCACGACGCCGTCGGCGGTGCCGAACGGGGCCAGGGTCAGCAGCTCGCCGTGCACGACGGCGACCAGCACCGGTGCCGGCACGGAGGTGCCCCCGCCGATCAGGTCGGCCAGCGCCGCGAGCCGTCCCGACGTCGCCGGACGCGGCCTGCCCAGCACCTGCTCGTGCTCGGCGGCGGGCACGAGGTCGCCCGCGGCCAGGACGTGCAGCCGGGCGAGCCCCTGCAGCGGCGCGCGACCCCAGGTGTCGAGGAGCTTCGCGCGCTCGTCGGCGATCCGGACGGCGCCGGCGAGGACCGGGTCCGAGACGTGGTCGGCGGTGACCGGCCGCAGCGGGGCACCGTCGACCGCGGCGGACGAGCGGGCCGCGCGCAGGGCGGCCTCGGCGGCCGTCGCGGGCCACCCGCGCCGGTTGACAGGCTGGTTGTGCACCTCGGTGGCCGCGTCGCGGGCGCGGGAGACCGCCTCGGCGACGCCGGGGAGGGCGGCGAGCGGGGCGAGCGGATCGGCTGCTGCGGGGCGGGCCATGGGCGTCATCGTCCCAACCCGTGGGTTACCGTCGGGTAGTACCCCTGCGGTGCGGACCGCTCGACGACCGGTCATGGTGATCCACCGACCGCCGGACGCCCGTCCGTCCACCGCCGAGGGTCCCGCGAACCTCCGTGACGCACCGGGGAGTGGCCCCCGACCTGCGCGGACGGTCAGGTGCGGCCCCTGTGGCCTGTCCGTACCTGTCCCGACAGACGGTGCACGGGCCACGACGTTTCACTAGCGTCATACGGCACACGTGCGCGCACACCGAGTGCGCCCGAGGCCGCCACGCCGGCCCGAAGTGACCCGCCGCGTCGAGGAGGACACGAGGACATGGCCGAGTCCGAGAAGAGTTCTGCGCTCAGCGCACTCTCCACCGAGAGCAGGGCGTTCCCGCCGTCGGAGGAGTTCGCGTCGCAGGCGAACGCCACCGCCGACTGGTACGACCGCGCCGACTCCGACCGCGAGGGGTTCTGGGCCGAGCAGGCCGACCGTCTGCACTGGACGACGAAGTGGGACACCGTCCTGGACTGGGAGCCCCCGTTCGCGAAGTGGTTCGTCGGCGGCGAGCTCAACGTCGCCTACAACTGTGCCGACCGGCACGTCGAGGCGGGCAACGGCGACCGCGTCGCCATCCACTGGGAGGGTGAGCCCGGCGACTCCCGCACCATCACCTACGCCGACCTGCAGCGTGAGGTCTCCAAGACCGCGAACGCGCTGACCGAGCTGGGCGTCGGCAAGGGCGACCGGGTCGCCATCCAGCTGCCGATGATCCCCGAGGCCGTGTTCTCGATGCTGGCCTGCGCCCGCCTGGGTGCGCTGCACAGCGTCGTGTTCGGCGGGTTCTCCCCGGGCGCGCTCAAGGCGCGCATCGAGGACGCCGAGGCCAAGGTGCTGATCACCAGCGACGGCCAGTACCGCCGCGGCAAGCCGGCTCCGATGAAGGAGAACACCGACGAGGCCGTCGAGGGCACCTCGATCGAGAAGGTCCTCGTCGTGAAGCGGACCGAGACCGACGTGCCGTGGACCGACGGCCGCGACGTGTGGTGGCACGACGCCGTCGACGGTGCCTCCGACCAGCACACCCCGGAGTCCTTCGACTCCGAGCACCCGCTGTTCATCCTCTACACCTCGGGCACCACCGGGAAGCCGAAGGGCATCCTGCACACCTCCGGCGGCTACCTCACGCAGTCCGCCTACACCCACGACGTGGTGTTCGACCACAAGCCGGGCGAGAGCGTCTACTGGTGCACCGCCGACATCGGCTGGGTCACCGGGCACACCTACATCGTCTACGGGCCGCTCGCGAACGGCGCCACGCAGGTGATGTACGAGGGCACGCCGAACACCCCGCACGAGGGCCGGCACTGGGAGATCGTCGACAAGTACAAGGTCTCGATCTACTACACCGCCCCGACGCTGATCCGCACGTTCATGAAGTGGGGCGAGGACATCCCCGCGAAGTACGACCTGTCCTCGCTGAAGGTGCTCGGCACGGTCGGCGAGCCGATCAACCCCGAGGCCTGGATGTGGTTCCGGGAGAAGATCGGCAAGGAGAACTGCCCGATCGTCGACACCTGGTGGCAGACCGAGACCGGCTCGCAGATGATCGCGCCGCTCCCGGGCGTCACCGCGACCAAGCCCGGCTCGGCCATGCGTGCGCTGCCGGGCATCTCCGCCACGGTCGTCGACGACACCGGCACCCCGGTCGGCAACGGCGAGGGCGGCTACCTGGTCCTCGACAAGCCGTGGCCGTCGATGCTGCGCGGCATCTGGGGCGACACCGAGCGCTACAAGGACACCTACTGGTCCCGCTTCGCCGAGCAGGGCTACTACTTCGCCGGTGACGGCGCCAAGTACGACGACGACGGCGCCATCTGGCTGCTCGGCCGCGTCGACGACGTCATGAACATCTCCGGGCACCGCATCTCGACCACCGAGGTGGAGTCGGCGCTGGTCAGCCACCCGACGGTCGCCGAGGCCGCGGTCGTGGGCGCCTCCGACGAGACCACCGGCCAGGGGATCGTCGCGTTCGTCATCCTGCGCGGGAGCGCGTCGAAGGACGAGGCGAAGGGCGAGGAGGCCATCAAGGCGCTCCGCGACCACGTCTCCAAGGAGATCGGCCCGATCGCCAAGCCGCGCCAGATCCTGGTCGTGGAGGAGCTGCCGAAGACCCGCTCCGGCAAGATCATGCGCCGCCTGCTGCGCGACGTCGCCGAGAACCGGGACGTCGGCGACGTCTCGACCCTCGCCGACTCGTCGGTGATGGACCTGATCTCGTCCGGCATGAGCGAGTCCAAGGAGGACTGACCCTCCGGTCCCGGCGGCCCCGGGCCCGTGTTCACCGCACGGGACCCGGGGCCGATCGGCGACACTGGTCGGTGTGGACGACCCGATCGAGGTGCGGCGGGGCTTCGTCGTGCCCGCCCGCGAGCTGCGCTGGCGGTTCTCCCGTGCCTCGGGGCCCGGTGGGCAGGGCGTCAACACCACCGACTCGCGGGTGGAGCTGTCCTTCGACCTCGCGGCCTCGCCGAGCGTCCCCGACGACCTGCGCGACCGCGCCCTGTCACGGCTGGCGAACCGGCTCGTCGACGGCGTGCTCACCGTCGTCGCCTCCGAGCACCGCAGCCAGCTCCGCAACCGCGAGGCCGCCCGCGGGCGGCTCGCGACCCTGCTCGGCGAGGCGACCGCGGCGGGCCCGCGCACCCGTCGCCCGACCCGTCCGACGCGCGGTTCGCAGCGTCGCAGGCTCGACGCCAAGAACCGGCGCGGGCAGATCAAGAAACTGCGCGGCCGCCCGGACGAGTGAGGCCGTGTCCCCGGCGTGGCGCAGCCGAGCGGGTCGCCGGACCCCGTGGCACGATGGCGGCTCACCGAACGACGGCCGTCCGGGGGATCCCCAGCGCCCCGGGCAGGCGAGTGCACCAGCAGGAGGGAAGACGGTGGCCAGCAACAGCCAGTCGGGCAACGCGGAGGTTCCGCCGGTCCTGCCCTCGATCCCGCTCACGAACGAGCCGGGGCCGCGCGACGCGTCCCTCGGTGCCCTCGCGAAGGACGTCACCACCCACCTCTCCACCCTGGTCCGGTCGGAGGTGGAGCTCGCCAAGGCCGAGGTCACGGCCGAGGTGAAGAAGGGCGTGCAGGGCAGCGTCTTCTTCGTGATCGCGGCGGTGGTCGGGCTGTTCAGCCTGTTCTACCTGTTCTTCACCCTGGCCGAGTTCCTGTCGCTGTGGCTCAACCGCGCCGCGGGCTTCGGGATCACGTTCCTGTTCATGCTGCTCGTCGCCGGCCTGTTCGGCTTCCTCGGCTACCTGCGGGTCCGCAAGATCCGCAAGCCCGAGCGCACCATCGACTCGCTCAAGGACTCCGCCCAGGTGCTCGCCCAGCGCGGTCACCGCGGTGACCGCGACAACGTCCGCGAGATCGCCGACGGCACCTCCGGGCGGCACGCCGCCGCGGGCTGATCCGGCGTGTCCGCGACGACCGGTACCCCGCCCGACCCCTCGGTCGTCCGGGTGCCCGGTCCGTGGACGCACCGCGCGGTGTCGGCCAACGGCATCCGCATCCACCTCGCCGAGTACGGCCCGCCGACCGGCCCGCTGGTCGTGCTGCTGCACGGCTTCCCGGAGTTCTGGTGGACCTGGCGCCACCAGCTCCTCGCCCTCGGCGGCGCCGGCTACCGGGTCGTCGCGCCCGACCTGCGCGGCTACGGCGACACCGACAAGACCCCCCGCGGCTACGACCTGTGGACCCTCGCCGGTGACTGCGCCGGGCTGATCCGGGCGCTCGGGGAGCCGCGTGCCCACGTCGTCGGGCACGACTGGGGTGCCGCCATCGGCTGGACGGTCGCCACGCTGCACCCGCGGCTGGTCGTCTCGCTCACCGGGCTCGGGGCGCCGCACCCGGTCGTCATGCGTGACGCGGTGCTGCGCGACCCGCTCGGGCAGGGCCGCGCGAGCCGCTACATGGCCGGGTTCCAGCTGCCGCGGCTGCCGGAGCGTTCGCTGCGTGCCGACGGCGGCGCCCGGGTCGGGCGGATCATGCGGGCGTGGGCGGGGCCGGAGTGGGCCGCCACCACCGACTTCGCCGACGCCGTCGCCCGCAACGCCGAGGCGATGCGGATCTCCACCGTCGCCCACTGCAGCCTCGAGTACTACCGCTGGTCGATGCGTTCCCAGGTGCGCCCCGACGGCCGCCGGTTCGCCCGCGAGCTCTCCCGGCCGGTCGGGGTGCCGGTCCTGCAGGTGCACGGCGCCGACGACCCGTGCGTGCTCGACACCACCATGCGCGGCGACGAGCGGTTCGCCGGCGCCGGGCTGACCCACCACACGCTCCCGGCCACCGGGCACTTCCCGCAGCAGGAGCACCCCACCCACGTCACCGCGCTGATCGGGGCCCACCTGCAACGCTGCAACGGCTGAGCGGACACCGGTTCCCCGTCGTCCGACGTGCACGGATACGCTCGGCCACCGTGCGGATCCTGATCGTGGGAAGCGGTGCGCGAGAGCACGCCATCGCCGTGGCTCTGGCGCAGGACCCGGAGGTGACGGCGCTCGCTGTCGCCCCCGGCAACGCGGGGACGGCCGCGGTGTCCGAGCAGCTCGGGCTCGACGTCACCGACAACGGCGCCGTCGTCGACGTGGCGCGGACCTGGCAGGCGGACCTGGTGGTCGTCGGGCCGGAGGGCCCGCTGGTCAACGGTGCGGCCGACGCGGTGCGCGAGGCCGGCATCCCCTGCTTCGGTCCGAGCGCCGAGGCGGCTCGGATCGAGGGGTCCAAGGCGTTCGCGAAGGCCGTCATGAGCGCGGCCGGGGTGCCGACGGCCTCGTCGGTCGTCGTCGACAACCCGGCGCACCTCGACACCGCGCTGTCGGTGTTCACCCCGCCCTACGTCGTCAAGGACGACGGGCTGGCCGCGGGCAAGGGCGTCGTCGTGTCCGGCGACATCGAGGTGGCCCGCGCGCACGCCCTCGGGCTGCTCGACGCCGGCCACCCGGCGCTGCTGGAGTCCTTCCTCGACGGGCCCGAGGCGTCGCTGTTCTGCCTCGTCGACGGCGCCACCGTGGTGCCGCTGCTGCCCGCGCAGGACTTCAAGCGCGTCGGCGACGACGACTCCGGCCCCAACACCGGTGGCATGGGCGCCTACTGCCCGCTGCCCTGGGCGGGCGAGGACCTCGCCGAGGAGCTGGTCACCCGGGTCGTCGCGCCGGTCGCCGAGGAGATGGTGCGCCGCGGTACCCCGTTCACCGGGTTGCTCTACGCCGGTCTCGCGCTGACCTCGCAGGGCCCCGCGGTCATCGAGTTCAACTGCCGCTTCGGGGACCCGGAGACCCAGGCCGTGCTGGCACTGCTGCGCACCCCGCTGTCGCAGCTGCTGCTCGCCACCGCGACCGGCACCCTCGCCGACCAGCCCGCGATCGAGTGGGCCGACGGGTCGGCGGTGACGGTCGTCGTCGCCGCGGATGGCTACCCGGCCACCCCGCGGCTCGGTGACGTCATCAGCGGCGCCGACGGGGAGGGCGTGCTGCACGCCGGTACCCGTCGCCGCGACGACGGCGCGGTCGTCTCCTCCGGCGGGCGCGTCCTGTCGGTCGTGGGCACCGGCTCCGACCTCGCCGCCGCCCGGGCCGAGGCCTACGCCCGGCTGGAGCCGGTCCGCCTCGCGGGTTCGCACCACCGCACCGACATCGGGCTGAAGGCCGAGCGCGGAGAGGTCAGCGTGCCCGTCACGCAGGCCTGATGTTGCGCGGGCGTTACCGCCGTATGGCGTAACCCCCATAGTCCGAATGGCCTGACCTGGGCCTCCGTACCTCATTGTTCGATGATCATGAAGAGCCGGTAAAACCGGACACCAGGGTTTGATCTCCACCGGTTCGTCGAGGAATCGTCCTGTGGCACAGGGACACAGCCCGTGTCCCTGAACCACAGGAGGATCACCATGGCCCACGCTCCCCAGCAGGCCCGTCGTCGTCGCGCCCTCGCCCTCGTGGGTGGCGTCGTCGCCGCGCCGCTCGCCGCCCTGGCGCTCACCGGCACCGCGCAGGCGGCCGAGCTGACCCCGGTCGCCGAGTACCTCGACGACACCGTCGCCGACACCGACGCGCAGATCGGCGCCGTCGTCGACGCCCTGGGCTTCGAGGCCGAGTGACACCGGGCGGGCCCCGCGTCCGCCCCGGTTCGTGACCGACCGCGCGCCCGGGAGTGGGCTCCCGCCCGGGCGCGCGGTCCGGTCCCGTGCCGGGCCGCCGCCTAGGCTCGGCGGCGTGACCCGCCTGACCGTCGCCGCCCGTGCCGCCGTCGCCCCGTTCCACGTCATGGACGTCTGGGCGGCCGCCGCCGAACGGGCCCGCACCCACGGCGACCTGATCAACCTCTCGGCCGGTCAGCCGTCGACCCCGGCGCCGGAACCCGTGCGCGCGGCCGCCGTCGCCGCGGTGCAGTCGGAGGTGCTCGGTTACACCGTCGCCCCCGGCATCGCGGAGCTGCGCGAGGCCGTCGCCGGGCACTACCGGCGCACCCGGGAGCTGGAGGTCGACCCGGGCGACGTCGTGCTCACCACCGGGTCCTCCGGCGGGTTCCTGCTGGCTTTCCTCGCCGCGTTCGACGCGGGTGACCGCGTCGCCATGGCCCGCCCCGGCTACCCCTGCTACCGCAACATCCTCGCCGCGCTGGGCTGCGAGGTCGTCGAGCTGCCGTGCGGGCCGGCGACCCGGTTCCAGCCCACCGTGGAGATGCTGGAGGCGCTCGACGAGCCGGTGAAGGGCCTGATCGTGGCCAGCCCGGCGAACCCCACCGGAACCGTCCTCGACCCCGCCGAGCTGGCGGCGCTCGCGTCGTACTGCGAGGAGCGCGGCATCCAGCTCGTCAGCGACGAGATCTACCACGGCATCACGTTCCCGGGCAGCCCCGCGACGAGCAGCGCCTGGGAGACCTCGCGGGAGGCCGTGCTGGTCAACTCGTTCTCGAAGTACTTCTCGATGACCGGCTGGCGCCTCGGCTGGCTGGTGTGTCCGCCGCGGCTGCGCCGCACCGTGGAGGGGCTGGCCGGCAACTTCACCGTCTGCCCGCCCGCGCTGCCCCAGCACGCGGCGCTCGCCGCGTTCGACGAGGCGAGCTACGCCGAGGCCGACTCCCACGTCGTGCGCTACGGCCGTAACCGGGACCTGCTGCTCGACGGCCTGCGCGGGCTCGGGATCACCCGGCTCGCCCCCGCCGACGGCGCGTTCTACGTCTACGCCGACATCGCGCACCTGCTGCGCGAGGGCGAGGACTCGATGGCCCTGACCTACCGGCTGCTCGCCGACACCGGCATCGCCGTCGCACCGGGGCAGGACTTCGACCCGGTCGACGGCGGCGCCTACATCCGCTTCTCCGGCGCCGGGACGCCCGAGGGCATCACCGAGGCGCTGGAGCGGCTGCGGGCCTGGGTCTGAGCCGGCCTCAGAGCACCAGCTCGGGCTTCACCGCCGTCGCCGTCCACACCCGCTTGCGGTATGCCGCGAACGTCGCCAGCGCCAGCGCCCCGACGAACCAGGCCAGCAGCACCGGCACCGCCGTCCCGACGACACCCGCCAGCTCGCCGCCGTACATCAGGTGGCGCAGTGCGTCGACGGCGTAGCCCATCGGCATCACGTGGTGCACCGGGTAGAGCGGCCCGGGGATGGTCTGCCACGGGAACGTTCCGCCCGCCGAGACGAGCTGCAGCACCATCAGGACGAGCCCGAGGAACTGCCCGACCGCGCCGAGCAGGGCGTTGAGGGCGTGCACGATCGCGGTGAACGTCATCGAGGTCAGCCACAGCAGCGCCAGCGTCGCGAACGGGTGCACCGGGGTGATCCCCAGCAGCAGCGACACCACCGCGTACATGCCGGTGACCTGCACGACTCCCAGCAGGCCGGCCGGGATCCAGCCGCCCAGCGCGATCCGCAGCGGGCTCTGCCCGGCCGCGATCGCCCGTCGGGACAGGGGCTGGACCAGCAGGAACAGCACGTAGCCGCCGATCCAGGTGGCGAGTGCCATGAAGAACGGGGCCAGCCCGGCGCCGTAGGTGTCGGCCTGGGAGTAGGCGACGTCGCGGGTGGCGACGGGGTCGCCGATGTTCGCGGCGGTGGCCTCCCGGACGCCCGGGGCCGGGTTCGGGATGTCGTCCAGGCCCGAGGCCAGGCCGTCGTGCAGCCGCGTCGCGCCGGTGGCGAGCTCACCGGTGCCCGAGTCGAGCCGGCGCGCCCCGTCGGCGAGCCGGTCGGTCCCGTCGACCGCGGTGCGCTCCCCGGCGACGAGCCGGTCCGCCCCGGTCCGCAGCGCGGTGGCGCCGGTGGACAGCTGCGTGGCGCCGTCGGAGAGCTTCCGGACGCCGCCGGACAGCTCGGTCGCGCCGTCGCGCAGGGTCCCGGCGCCGTCGGCGGCGCTCGCGATGCCGCGGCTGAGCTGCGGGGCCGACGCGGCGAGCTGCTCGGCGCCGTCGGCGACCCGCCCCGCGCCGGAACCGAGGCGGTCGAGCTGCCCGGACACCTGCTGGACGCGGGCGTTGCCGTCGACCAGCGGCTGCTTCGCGGTCGACAGCGCGGCCAGGGCCTGCTGCACCTGCTCGTCGGTGAACCCGCGCTCGCGCAGGTTCGCGGCGATGG harbors:
- a CDS encoding YhgE/Pip domain-containing protein; this encodes MSAIRMAISELRRITAGRLPVLAVLALLMIPMLYAGFYLYANGDPYSRLDQVPAALVVDDAGGTDADGKAQNVGQDVATELTDSGSFDFHRVSAAEADRGVRDNVYTFAVSIPRDFTAALQSSGEFTPRQGILVLTTNDANNYLARTIADTLTTRVRESVAKEVGTQAADRFLTGFSTIHTRTQEAADGAGKLADGAATAHDGAARLASGAGELATGQRTLLDGAQQLSGGAGELATGAGTLATGTGTAASGADRLSSGAGELATGLGTLRQATADLPAQSRRLADGARQVADGNAQLAAAGDRVAQESARLADQLDAADGTIAANLRERGFTDEQVQQALAALSTAKQPLVDGNARVQQVSGQLDRLGSGAGRVADGAEQLAASAPQLSRGIASAADGAGTLRDGATELSGGVRKLSDGATQLSTGATALRTGADRLVAGERTAVDGTDRLADGARRLDSGTGELATGATRLHDGLASGLDDIPNPAPGVREATAANIGDPVATRDVAYSQADTYGAGLAPFFMALATWIGGYVLFLLVQPLSRRAIAAGQSPLRIALGGWIPAGLLGVVQVTGMYAVVSLLLGITPVHPFATLALLWLTSMTFTAIVHALNALLGAVGQFLGLVLMVLQLVSAGGTFPWQTIPGPLYPVHHVMPMGYAVDALRHLMYGGELAGVVGTAVPVLLAWFVGALALATFAAYRKRVWTATAVKPELVL